The following DNA comes from Xiphias gladius isolate SHS-SW01 ecotype Sanya breed wild chromosome 10, ASM1685928v1, whole genome shotgun sequence.
TGAAGTCACGTCACGTAAATGTTTTGAGTAAAAAAGTGCATTGAATGTTTAAAGCTGCAGAAATTGGAAACACACACGTAATACCTCAAAAATGCCCGTTACttattcacttctttttttatgaGTATGTCGTTTCCATGGTTAAGACGCTGAGGTTGTTTTGAGGTTTGTTACGTAATGACGAGGCTTCTGTCCTCACATTTCATTGGTGAATTcgctgtttgtgtctgtgcgtcACGAACACAGCGGTGACGCTCCGCCCCGGCGTGCACCCGTGCTGTGGTTGACTTGGAAACCGTCGCTGCGTCGGTGTCGAAGTTGGAGGACGGCACAATCACTGCAGGGTAGAAACACGCAGTTAGTCCTAACTAACTCCTCTCCCgctttttaaatccatttatgcggggttttttttttaagagccaGACTGTCTGTTGACGAACCTAAATCTTGCTGTGCCAAACGTAATAAGTTAACAATGCCacttagctaacgttagcatctAGCAAGCTAGCTAAAGTTGCTAACGTTACCTGGCGGTCTCACAGCGGctgtttttttctaacatttctaAACATAAGCAGATTCCAAAGAAAATACGGTGCGGTTTTGTTCCACTCTATTCCTCCAAATTAAACTTGCATTAAATAGTTAGCCCAGCCGAACTAAGCGAATTGTGTGGGCACGCTACAAACCATTGCTGGATCATCCAGCAGAGATTTTGTTGTGCAACGTTAACGTTAtccctgttttttatttttaggatgAAAGCCTCCCTCCCTGGATTACTCTCCCTTTGCACTCAGAATGACAGACATTGCGGTGCCTGAGGATGCCAGCAGGTGATTTTTATACTGTTCCTTCAACACACCAGTGGTAGAGGTACTTGGATAGTTTGGTTACTTTAGTAAAAGCTGTAAtgccacagtgtaaaaatgctcTGCTACAAATAAAAGTACTTGAAGTATCAAACgtaaaatgatttatatttcaGAATACATCCTTTCAGAGTCTTACATTATCATACATATATAATGTAAGACTACATATATAGcagtgtattattattattaattatgcAAAtcttaagcagcattttaatgctgtagcTGATTGAGGTGGGGGGgtattttaaactgttttatacACTTTAGGGTAATTtaatatatgcatttttttaattttttgatgaTGTATGGACATATATAAATGTTGTgaagtaaaaagcacaatatttcaaTCTGAAATGTGATGGAGCAgaagtaaaatggaaatactcgagaaaagtacaagtgcctcaaaattgtacttaagtacactAAATGTGCCCTtcactgcagcaacacacactgCTTTGATCATGTAGCGATCTCACCGTAGCCAGCCCAATCCCACTTCTTATTAATGATGGAGTAACCTTTTTACAGGTGAGAGTGAAGACCGGGCAAAGACCCGGGAAAGATTCAATGAAGTGTTCAAGAAATACACTGaatcagagaagaaaaagttgaagaagaaaaatactcAGGAGACCATTGTGGTATGTGTTCTAATATGTGCAGTTCTACCTTCAAAGATGGAGAACATCACACCAGATTTCCAAGATCTGACAGTTTAAatgcttaaaagaaaaatatccagCACTCGCAGAACATGTCTTAAAACCATTTTTGAATCATCCTCGTAGATTCAGTATTCTGTATGCAGCAGAACATACACATTAAGTTCATCTCCTTCCTCTAAAATATACTGATGGCAATGAAAGCCAGTTTTAATCATTGAAATTTCATTAAAGGGgaagaaaacaacatatataCTGACATTTCTTTGCTCTCCGATTTCCCTCCCTTTAGCTTCAGAATCTAAAAAAGAATCTCAACCTCGAGAAGGACACAGAAGAGGATGAGACAATCCTCCAGAACACATATCACCCTGAACAGGGCAGCCCTCGCTACACCAAGaacaaaaggagagaaagggaaataGCTGAAAAGGTTAATATCAACAACAGTAGAAACCAAGAGGAGATTCAAACATcaaaagcaaagaggaaaagtAAGAGGGagcttccctccctccccttaCCCGAGGACACCACAGGTTACATCCAGAAGGATACAGATGCCGCCAAGTCTGAGATTGCTTTTGAGCCAGATGATATTGGTGTTGGAAAGGAACCAAAGCGGAAAAGTAAGAAGGGGAAAAGCAAAGGAGATACAGAGGCCAAAGCAGAAGGCCAGGTAGAAGATGCTGAGGACAAGCTGCTGCATGAATACCAGCAGCAGATTGcacaggaggaagagaggtCTCCGAAGAAGACAAGGGtcaagaaagaagaagaaagtgttGTCTCCCAAAATGTTACACTGAACAATGATGttgggaagaagaaaaagaagaagctaAAATCTGTAGTCACAGAGTCAGACTTTGGGTGTGTGTACCTTTTAATATACTATATgtagatttgttgttttttacattaagcTATAAGACTACAGCGTAATGTCTTTTGGCAGATATTGAAGCACGATTTAATACTTTTTGTTCCACCAGGGATCAGGTTGAAAGTGCAGACCAGGATGCTGATGTGGAAAACGAAACAGAATccaagggaaagaagaaaaagaagaagaaaaagcatgGTAACTGgatgttaattttcattttaatttcattttaatggtcAGAAAATCATTTATaagtttcattaaaatgtcGGTACAGTGTATAATGTTGatgaatttcatgttttttattttccccgTTTTTCAGTTGTCAAAGAAGAGAGTGAAACTGAGGCAGAAGTACCACAGAAACCAACATTTGATGACAGCCTTGTGCTGGGAGTGAATGTTCACAGAACAGATCGCCTCAAAACGGACCTACTTCTCTCACACCCAATGGTGAAGATCCATGTTGTTGATGAAATCACTGGACAGTATGTGAAGAAAGAAGACTGGTGAGAATGTACACTCTCACACACTACTTTTATGCatataattttaatgtaaaattgtgttttcacatCTGTCTTTGCATGATCCCAGTTGTGTCTCTATTGCCCGGTACATTCATTTGTTAGATACTTTATCATAACCTAAAACATTAGTGCCACAGTTAAGCTGTGTTTTAGTCAAATCATGGTGTgcagtaaaattattttaaggTCTCATTTCAGTGTAAGCTGGGGGTTGTTTTAACAcgtttgaatgaaaataaaatatacagtaaacactGTGTGGCTtcaggtttttgtgtttgcttgttgtGCATTAATatgtctttgtcttgtttttcataGCCATCGGCCAGTGTCCTCATTTTATGAGCAAGAGAATGTTGACCACATTCTCCCCATCATGACTCAACCTTTTGacttcaggaaaaacaaatcaatcatcCCTGAGTGGCAGGAACAGATCATCTTCAATGAACGCTTTGGTTACTTTGTCGAACAACTTGAGGAAAGTCCCAGGGTCATACTTTTCTTTGAAGTAAGACACATTTCATTTAGAAATAATTGGCCAATTTTAACGTAGCTGtcaataattgtttttcattgaaatgtttttgtaaagatCCTGGAATTCATAACCATGGAAGAAGCAAAAGCCAACTTTGATGTAGACAAACATGAACGAGGATTCAGGAAGATTGCATGGGCATTCCTCAAGGTACTGTATTTTGCCTTGACACttagaaaaaaagaccattCTTGCTTAATtttaattgcttattttcaaCCTTATTTTATATTTCCCCTTGTTTAGCTTGTTGGCACGAATGGTGTGCTAAACATTGACAGTAAACTCCGTCTCCAGCTCTTCTGTCCTCCACCTCGGTCAAAGAGACAACCTAAATCAATAGAGGTGGTcgagtggtggaggaagtaccCACGACAAAAATATTCATCCACGCTTTATGTTACGGTGAAAGGCATTAAACTCCCTGAGCATGTAAGTTAGCAGCTATTTTAGAGTTGCTATTGATTATGTCTTTGTTTATCTTTATGTCTCGAATTTCTACCATGTGTATGTagatttgtgtatgtgtgacatGTTACATATTAGTTATACTGTAGATAAGGTTGTTTCAGATATTCTGATGTAAACTTGAAATAAAGCCTCCAGTGGATCCAGTAAGATGTTGTAGCTGAGAGGGTTTTTGTTCTGCAGGTGGACCCTAGTATCCGGTCCATGATGGcactgcaggaggagagaggcagcaCCTCCTACAATGAACTGCAGAACGAGGTCACCAAGAGAAGCCTGACACAGCCTCTAGACAGTAAGCCGCCAGTCTTGAGATGGAGCAGGCTACCCGGTCAGGTTGGTAGAGTTAACAGACctcaaaagaatatttttactATTGCATAATATGAATTACAACATTGTTAGTTAACCATAGTTATGATTTGCTTATTTTCTGAGTGTAATAAACCACTCTGATCAAGTACCACAAATCATTCTTGGAGACCATTTTAATCTGTATCAATCAACATATATTTAAGGTTGGGGTCAGCACATCAGCAGACTGGATAGTATCAGGTAAATTCTTCAAATAAGATTGTCTCAGCTTTTTATTGTACTGCCCCAAGTCCAACTCTATCCATTGTATTTGCCACTTAAGTAGACTGAAACAACCTCAGACATATTTGTTCATGctgtctggtctggtctggacTCTGCTCCAACATGGTTGACTACACAAACCTTATAGGAGTTTTTCTGTTAAAGGTCTGTCGGATTCCTAACAAGCCCATGCTGGCATTTCGTGGTGGTCTGATGGGCTGTTTCACAGTGCTCTTCTCTCATGCTGGGACAATACTGGCTGCTGCTTGTGCTGACAGAGATGCTTTCCCTGTTGTAGGTAAGCAATACTTTGTCTGTGTAGAACTCCCCCCCTGCTGATGCTCCTCTTACTCCTCAGCGTAAATCTCTagctaattaacatgttgttaATACAGAGTAGTCATGAACAGCACTGGGGATGATCTCAGGAATCAGCAACTTCCAAGCATAcacaaaaaatgattaaaaaaaaagaatatacttCCTGAAAAACTAACCTGGTCGTTTACTTCTTCAGTGTATGAGATTCCCTCTGGCAAGGTTTTGGCTGCCTTCAGTGGTCATCTTAAAATAGTCTATGATCTCTGCTGGTCCAGAGACGACCGCCGACTTTTGTCTGCCTCCTCTGATGGAACAGTCAGGTAAATTTCTGTTTATCAAATAAGAATATAAATAGCACCAATAAGGAGTGTATGAAACATTGGTTTATGAGGTGTTACTGTTGTTGACCGAATTGCTATTTTATGTAGTGCCTCTAGGGGGAGTAAGTGGTCCTCTCATGTGTAGTACTGTATGCTGTCTTTGCTACAACCGTGACACAGCATGTTTTGGGCTGTAGTCTTGGCCAGGAGTGATTGTCGTACTCAagagtttaatttaaatatcacatttttgtattaaataatacttgcattattcattttttctttatcttgcTCTTCTCATCCAGAGAGTGGAATGTGGAGAGGCTTCTGGGAACGGCTCAGAAGGTGCTCCCTCATCCATCCTTTGTGTACTGTGCTCAGTACCATCCCACAGCCCAGAACCTGGTGGTGACTGGGGGCTACGACAGTCTGGTGCGAGTGTGGAGGCTTGATGTTGACGATGTGAAtggccagctgctgcaggagtTTGAGGGTCACAACCGTTTCATCAACACAGTTTGTTTTGACTCTGAAGGTATGGAGTTCACAATGTTCTGTCCATATGTGTAAGCCCTGCTTCTAGATAAACATCAGAAGCATGAAAGTtccagtgtgtatgtgagcatgCATGTTTTCCTCTCTATGGATTTTTGAGGGGAATAGTAATTAGTTTTCCTAATCTTACCACCTGTTGTAAAGAAAACTGTTGCGCTCTGTGTACTGATTGTGACT
Coding sequences within:
- the ahi1 gene encoding jouberin — protein: MPAGESEDRAKTRERFNEVFKKYTESEKKKLKKKNTQETIVLQNLKKNLNLEKDTEEDETILQNTYHPEQGSPRYTKNKRREREIAEKVNINNSRNQEEIQTSKAKRKSKRELPSLPLPEDTTGYIQKDTDAAKSEIAFEPDDIGVGKEPKRKSKKGKSKGDTEAKAEGQVEDAEDKLLHEYQQQIAQEEERSPKKTRVKKEEESVVSQNVTLNNDVGKKKKKKLKSVVTESDFGDQVESADQDADVENETESKGKKKKKKKKHVVKEESETEAEVPQKPTFDDSLVLGVNVHRTDRLKTDLLLSHPMVKIHVVDEITGQYVKKEDCHRPVSSFYEQENVDHILPIMTQPFDFRKNKSIIPEWQEQIIFNERFGYFVEQLEESPRVILFFEILEFITMEEAKANFDVDKHERGFRKIAWAFLKLVGTNGVLNIDSKLRLQLFCPPPRSKRQPKSIEVVEWWRKYPRQKYSSTLYVTVKGIKLPEHVDPSIRSMMALQEERGSTSYNELQNEVTKRSLTQPLDSKPPVLRWSRLPGQVCRIPNKPMLAFRGGLMGCFTVLFSHAGTILAAACADRDAFPVVVYEIPSGKVLAAFSGHLKIVYDLCWSRDDRRLLSASSDGTVREWNVERLLGTAQKVLPHPSFVYCAQYHPTAQNLVVTGGYDSLVRVWRLDVDDVNGQLLQEFEGHNRFINTVCFDSEGRRMFSADNTGLIIVWKTSVNDSRQQQLCHRWCTEKKIDEHDLRGIPISMLQLHPNGRCLLIHAKDSVLRMMDLRILAVKKYTGATNYRERIYSTFTPCGNFIFSGSEDGMAYVWNTDTGDQVAVYSELCYPTALHCVSFHPHENMVAFCAFGQSQPVHVYLYDRKVSQLEVHNIKAASRSASADTKTVRNTPDLQVLQDRSAASAMDQFAHATRLAHKMQCVKEQLDSVLEPNQRSSASGYIYEQDKTGITHTGRSLTSDAGGTGLNTSLPPPSLLSPHSKLQLSGSLAEQLIPQAALSSQSRRSSPVGQRLKGVSSFRLQTSLPDHLSADVHVETDSAPVQQVVVSLYDYRANRSDELTIRRGDVIQVLYKDNDKWWFGRLVSGRQGYFLASYVADQRDFSEEVTQSVEAQTAVSEGTVERSTPTRVSAAISSSGELRFLSEPTLSDTEPELTDAKARRKKKVKKPGVPALSSQATFSDADASGSTSSRRSGRSTNRPLPKRPTGRTNGAFEPET